Proteins encoded by one window of Rutidosis leptorrhynchoides isolate AG116_Rl617_1_P2 unplaced genomic scaffold, CSIRO_AGI_Rlap_v1 contig18, whole genome shotgun sequence:
- the LOC139881639 gene encoding chloride channel protein CLC-e gives MVEDIKSIKWKCQGHAWRGYSFRFNQSNRPGEKKLAVSAQSKTLAFGRLSSHHIPTNHGRNGKAKEGVLSIQALTIMVEAALLLFHHFPSSPLLASNHYLPFSNSTTTSYLTKFKSSTSLTLFRRPFLTTTSRALPPTKQNPEQNEEEEEEGRTEDVRGNSSIIVSSCLVGLLTGIGVVLFNNSVHEIRDFFWDGIPYRGASWLREEPIEAIWARVILVPTFGGLIVGLLNFLREEDVEFPIPNPLQQQVKAVLRPFLKAVAACVTLGTGNSLGPEGPSVEIGASIGKGISALFDNNTSNRKISLLASGSAAGISSGFNAAVAGCFFAVESVLWPSPANNEDSSVSLTNTTSMVILSAVIASVISQVGLGSEPAFKVPEYDFRSPGELPLYMLLGIICGMVSLTLSKCTTYMLETFDILRKTVRLPQAVFPALGGLATGIIALSYPEILYWGFQNVDILLESRPFVKGLSADLLLQLVAVKIAATSLCRASGLVGGYYAPSLFIGAATGMAYGKFISIAVTQASPTFHLSILEVASPQAYGLVGMAATLAGVCQVPLTAVLLLFELTQDYRIVLPLLGAVGFSSWITSGQTRRRNDRGPRELQVQKAQRTRPEPNEQFSSSEREIFENDLCELESSLCVDDSNITNSEYKKKILVSEAMRIRFVSVNMDTALTEAINSMLTEKQSCAIVVDKDDIFVGFLTLQDIQQFSNDAKERSIRSKDHLVSVMCLQDCGKCQVQWVATPGLDLLSAEIMMNRLKANQVPVVLEHDNKRHRGHPIGILDRECISLTSSAEKNKQMKNCSTICRKDTTRVVTNPSRRVFVLEMNHYNVTSILETKRSKGGKNKKKAGGPIAPGSSRKSSEKIFKDLVPTRQRNEDGNGLRPKIFLKVIEKG, from the exons ATGGTAGAGGATATAAAAAGCATAAAATGGAAATGTCAGGGTCACGCTTGGAGAGGATATAGCT TTCGATTCAACCAATCGAACCGGCCTGGAGAAAAGAAATTAGCAGTTTCGGCCCAAAGTAAAACATTGGCTTTTGGGCGTTTGAGCAGTCATCACATACCAACCAACCATGGCCGAAACGGGAAGGCAAAGGAAGGAGTTTTATCCATTCAAGCTTTGACGATCATGGTGGAAGCTGCATTGCTCCTGTTTCATCACTTCCCCTCGTCTCCCCTACTCGCTTCTAACCATTATTTGCCTTTTTCAAATTCAACAACAACTTCATACTTGACCAAGTTTAAATCATCTACCAGTCTAACTCTCTTTCGAAGACCTTTTCTTACTACTACTAGTAGGGCGCTGCCTCCAACAAAGCAAAATCCCGAacaaaatgaagaagaagaagaagaaggacgtACAGAAGATGTTCGAGGAAATTCCTCAATCATAGTGTCTTCATGCTTGGTGGGGCTTCTCACTGGAATTGGCGTCGTACTCTTTAACAATTCCGTGCATGAAATTCGTGATTTCTTCTGGGATGGGATCCCTTATCGTGGAGCCTCCTGGTTGAGAGAAGAACCCATTGAAGCTATCTGGGCTAGAGTCATTCTAGTCCCTACTTTTGGAGGTCTCATTGTTGGCCTCTTGAATTTCCTTCGTGAAGAAGACGTTGAATTCCCTATTCCTAATCCCTTACAACAACAGGTAAAGGCTGTATTACGGCCTTTCTTAAAGGCAGTAGCTGCTTGTGTGACTCTAGGAACCGGAAACTCATTGGGGCCGGAAGGTCCAAGTGTTGAGATCGGTGCTTCCATTGGGAAAGGCATTTCTGCTTTGtttgataataatacttctaaCAGAAAGATCTCCCTTTTAGCCTCTGGCTCTGCCGCTGGAATCTCCTCAG GTTTCAATGCCGCTGTTGCCGGTTGCTTTTTTGCTGTTGAATCTGTCTTATGGCCTTCACCAGCAAATAATGAAGATTCTTCCGTTTCACTAACGAATACCACCTCTATGGTTATACTTAGCGCGGTAATTGCTTCAGTGATTTCCCAAGTTGGCCTTGGTTCCGAGCCAGCTTTTAAGGTTCCTGAATATGATTTCCGCTCACCTGGTG AACTCCCACTGTATATGTTGCTGGGTATTATATGTGGTATGGTTTCATTGACTTTATCGAAATGCACAACATATATGTTGGAAACTTTTGACATTCTTCGAAAGACAGTCCGTCTACCCCAGGCCGTGTTCCCTGCTCTGGGAGGATTAGCTACTGGGATTATAGCTTTATCCTATCCTGAAATCCTTTACTGGGGATTTCAGAATGTGGACATTTTGTTGGAATCTCGGCCATTTGTGAAAGGGCTATCGGCTGATCTATTGCTTCAGCTGGTGGCAGTGAAGATAGCTGCTACCTCACTGTGCCGTGCTTCTGGGTTGGTAGGAGGCTACTATGCCCCATCTCTCTTTATCGGTGCAGCCACAGGAATGGCATATGGGAAATTTATCAGTATTGCAGTTACCCAAGCTAGCCCGACTTTTCATCTCTCTATCTTGGAAGTGGCTTCACCACAAGCATATGGCCTG GTTGGGATGGCTGCTACACTTGCAGGCGTATGTCAAGTGCCTCTTACTGCAGTTTTGCTGCTTTTTGAACTCACCCAGGACTACCGCATTGTTTTACCTTTACTGGGTGCTGTAGGCTTCTCTTCATGGATTACATCTGGGCAGACTAGGAGAAGAAATGACCGAGGCCCTCGAGAACTTCAAGTACAGAAAGCTCAAAGAACTAGACCTGAACCCAATGAGCAATTTTCTAGTTCAGAGAGGGAAATTTTTGAAAATGACCTTTGTGAACTTGAAAGTTCACTCTGCGTTGATGATTCTAACATCACGAATTCTGAATACAAGAAGAAAATTCTTGTTTCCGAGGCCATGAGAATAAGATTTGTGTCTGTCAATATGGACACTGCATTAACAGAGGCTATAAATTCTATGCTCACAGAAAAGCAATCTTGCGCTATAGTTGTTGATAAGGACGATATCTTTGTCGGTTTCTTGACACTCCAAGACATTCAACAGTTCAGCAACGATGCTAAAGAAAGAAGTATTCGATCAAAG GACCATTTAGTATCTGTAATGTGTTTACAAGATTGTGGCAAGTGTCAAGTTCAATGGGTTGCAACACCTGGATTGGATCTTCTTTCTGCAGAAATTATGATGAACAGGCTTAAAGCAAATCAAGTTCCAGTAGTTTTGGAGCATGATAATAAAAGGCACAGAGGGCACCCAATTGGCATTTTGGACAGGGAATGTATCAGTTTAACTAGCAG TGCTgagaaaaacaaacaaatgaaaaaTTGTTCCACAATCTGCAGAAAAGATACAACTCGAGTGGTGACGAATCCATCGAGGAGA GTCTTTGTCCTGGAGATGAATCACTACAATGTCACTTCCATTTTAGAAACAAAACGCTCAAAG GGAGGTAAGAACAAAAAGAAGGCTGGTGGTCCAATTGCTCCAGGTTCTTCTCGAAAGTCCAGTGAAAAGATTTTTAAAGATCTAGTTCCTACAAGGCAGCGAAATGAAGATGGCAATGGGTTACGACCGAAAATCTTTCTCAAGGTCATTGAGAAAGGATGA
- the LOC139881640 gene encoding uncharacterized protein: protein MKVATWNVRGLDEFSKQSECKHLIVSQNIKACGILETRIQEQNVDQVWRGLHLNGWQVVHNTVVARLGRVWLVFDDSVDVQVVDIQPQWIHARIKFKDHEFMWTIVYAHNEMEDRRSLWEFIAREGAAISIPWFVQGDFNVVLKEEEKKGGHGLDYMAALEFEDALISANLLEMRFQDPLFTWNNRQEEGDRIYCKLDRVLLNQACSESFRHHKPKTFRFYNMWMLHSNFGDLLTEAWNIPVSGNPIHYLWEKLKRVKQKLKVLNKNEFSDISKRVATVRTLLSEVQVKLMEDPTNGVLQDKEKAVNFYLQDLLARDSVKKRQTKNAITRLVDNNGVVLTDHETIGRAMVAFYTALLGTRMEDRTPIVMDIVHTSNLISAEDGEDLCREMVDEEI, encoded by the exons ATGAAGGTTGCTACGTGGAATGTAAGGGGACTTGATGAGTTCTCGAAACAATCAGAGTGCAAGCATCTGATTGTTTCTCAAAATATTAAAGCTTGTGGTATACTGGAAACAAGAATTCAAGAACAGAATGTGGATCAAGTATGGCGTGGTTTACATTTAAATGGTTGGCAGGTTGTTCATAATACGGTTGTGGCTAGGTTGGGTAGGGTATGGCTTGTGTTTGATGATAGTGTGGATGTACAAGTGGTAGATATTCAACCACAGTGGATTCATGCTAGAATCAAGTTTAAAGATCATGAGTTTATGTGGACTATTGTGTACGCTCATAATGAGATGGAGGATCGTAGGTCTCTTTGGGAGTTTATTGCTCGTGAGGGGGCTGCTATTTCTATTCCCTGGTTTGTACAAGGGGATTTTAATGTTGTATTGAAGGAAGAGGAGAAAAAGGGTGGACATGGTCTTGATTATATGGCTGCATTGGAGTTTGAAGATGCTTTGATTTCTGCTAATTTGTTGGAGATGAGATTTCAAGACCCGTTGTTCACATGGAACAATAGGCAAGAAGAGGGTGATCGTATATATTGCAAGTTGGACAGAGTTTTGTTAAACCAGGCTTGTTCAGAGAG TTTTAGGCATCATAAACCTAAGACTTTCCGATTCTACAATATGTGGATGCTCCACTCTAATTTTGGTGACTTATTGACTGAGGCCTGGAATATTCCGGTGTCTGGAAATCCCATCCACTATTTATGGGAGAAGTTGAAGCGAGTGAAGCAAAAATTGAAGGTTTTGAACAAGAATGAATTTTCAGATATATCTAAGAGAGTGGCCACGGTTCGAACTTTGTTAAGTGAGGTTCAAGTGAAGCTAATGGAAGATCCTACAAATGGGGTTTTACAAGACAAGGAAAAGGCTGTTAATTTTTATCTTCAAGATCTTCTTGCGAGGGA TTCGGTGAAAAAGAGACAGACAAAGAATGCTATTACTAGACTTGTGGATAATAATGGGGTTGTTTTAACTGATCATGAGACGATTGGGAGAGCTATGGTGGCATTCTACACAGCTTTATTGGGTACTCGGATGGAGGATAGAACACCTATTGTAATGGATATTGTTCATACTAGTAATTTGATTTCTGCAGAGGATGGGGAGGATCTTTGTAGAGAGATGGTCGATGAGGAGATTTAG
- the LOC139881641 gene encoding probable inactive ATP-dependent zinc metalloprotease FTSHI 4, chloroplastic codes for MGNCGSGICPLCNTCNETVDHLFFDCVVSKGVWQDIMPRCRIFRLPGRWHREVACIGFIQPKPPINPLLSSSSSSYQTPFVQLFRTTTVLSYRNNLARSIKRKTVTVSAFKVSVSNSSLSSNSYDPSTSLDKPSTSLDKPSSNSKEDPESTQLFEKLKNAERERINNLEELDRKANVQLERQLVMASDWSRALLSMRGKLKGTEWDPENSHRISFSDFMTLLNCDNVQHMEYSNYGQTISVILPYYKDEKIRDGEGGSKKDIIFRRHVVDRMPIDCWNEVWKKLHHQIINVDVINVDTVPAEVYSTVATAVIWSMRLALSIGLYFRIDNMMRPIYAKLIPTDLGKPTEKSRQPIKRRALGSLGKSRAKFISAEEKTGVTFDDFAGQEYIKRELQEIVRILKNDEEFQNKGIYCPKGVLLHGPPGTGKTLLAKAIAGEAGLPFFAANGTDFVEMFVGVAASRVKDLFASARSFSPSIIFIDEIDAIGSKRGGPDIGGGGAEREQGLLQILTEMDGFKVSTAQVLIIGATNRLDILDPALLRKGRFDKIIRVGLPSKDGRLAILKVHARNKFFRSEAEKDLLLQEIAEHTEDFTGAELQNILNEAGILTARKDQDYIGREELLEALKRQKGTFETGQEDSTEVPEELKLRLAYREAAVAVLACYFPDPYRPFVETDINSIRSQPNMRYVETSGRVFAKKEDYVNSIVRACAPRVIEEEMFGANNLCWISAKATLEASRLAEFLILQTGMTAFGKSFYRNHNDLVPNLAAKLEALRDEYLRFAVEECLSVLREYYSAVETITDILLEKGEIKAEEIWDTYNRAPRIPQPPVYPVDEHGALIYAGRWGIHGISLPGRVTFAPGNVGFATFGAPRPMETQVISDETWKLIDGIWDKNVEEIRAEPAKEIEEEKEKPQLLLASHFL; via the exons ATGGGGAATTGTGGCTCTGGTATATGTCCTTTGTGCAACACATGTAATGAAACTGTTGATCACTTGTTTTTTGATTGTGTGGTTTCGAAAGGAGTATGGCAAGATATCATGCCTAGATGCCGAATTTTCAGATTGCCAGGAAGATGGCATAGGGAGGTGGCCTG cattggGTTTATTCAACCAAAACCCCCAATTAACCCGCTATTGTCATCGTCGTCATCGTCTTATCAAACACCTTTCGTGCAATTATTTCGAACGACTACTGTTTTATCTTATAGAAATAATTTAGCTCGTTCTATTAAGCGTAAGACAGTTACGGTAAGCGCTTTCAAAGTTTCTGTTTCAAATTCGAGTTTGAGTTCCAACTCTTATGACCCGTCTACCAGCTTGGATAAGCCGTCTACTAGCTTAGATAAGCCGTCCAGCAACTCGAAGGAAGACCCTGAGTCAACTCAGCTATTCGAG AAATTGAAAAATGCTGAGAGAGAACGGATAAATAATCTAGAAGAACTCGATAGAAAGGCGAATGTGCAGTTAGAGAGGCAGCTGGTGATGGCTTCAGATTGGAGCAGAGCATTGTTGTCAATGCGTGGAAAGCTAAAAGGAACCGAGTGGGATCCAGAGAACTCTCACAGGATTAGCTTCAGCGATTTCATGACGCTACTTAATTGCGATAATGTTCAACATATGGAGTACTCCAACTATGGCCAGACCATATCAG TGATTTTGCCATACTACAAAGATGAAAAGATCAGGGATGGGGAAGGAGGTTCAAAGAAGGATATTATTTTCCGGCGCCATGTGGTTGATCGCATGCCGATTGATTGTTGGAATGAGGTTTGGAAAAAGTTGCATCACCAAATAATAAATGTCGATGTTATAAATGTGGAcacagtacctgctgaagtctatTCTACTGTTGCAACAGCAGTCATATGGTCAATGAGGCTAGCTCTGTCTATTGGGTTATATTTCCGGATTGATAATATGATGAGACCAATTTATGCAAAGTTGATACCTACTGATTTGGGAAAGCCCACTGAAAAAAGCAGGCAGCCAATCAAGCGCCGTGCACTTGGCTCTCTTGGCAAGAGTCG GGCGAAATTTATATCAGCAGAAGAAAAGACTGGTGTTACCTTTGATGACTTTGCTGGCCAGGAGTATATAAAGAGGGAACTTCAAGAGATTGTACGAATTTTAAAGAATGATGAAGAGTTCCAAAACAAGGGGATCTATTGCCCAAAAGGTGTTCTTCTCCATGGGCCTCCTGGAACTGGGAAAACACTGTTGGCTAAAGCTATTGCTGGTGAAGCTGGCTTACCTTTCTTTGCCGCCAATGGCACTGATTTTGTCGAG ATGTTTGTAGGCGTGGCAGCATCCCGTGTCAAAGACCTCTTTGCTAGTGCTAGATCATTTTCACCTTCCATCATTTTCATTGATGAAATCGATGCCATTGGTAGTAAGCGTGGTGGGCCTGATATTGGTGGG GGTGGAGCAGAAAGGGAACAAGGCCTGCTTCAGATTCTGACTGAGATGGATGGATTCAAAGTTTCTACAGCGCAG GTGTTGATTATTGGTGCAACAAATAGACTGGACATTCTTGATCCTGCTCTCTTGAGAAAGGGtcgttttgataaaattattagagTTGGGTTGCCATCTAAGGATGGAAGATTGGCTATCTTGAAG GTACATGCAAGAAACAAATTCTTCCGTTCAGAAGCGGAAAAAGATCTTCTACTGCAAGAAATCGCTGAGCACACCGAAGATTTTACAGGGGCAGAGCTCCAAAATATATT GAATGAAGCAGGAATTTTGACTGCTAGGAAGGATCAAGACTACATTGGAAGAGAAGAGCTTCTAGAGGCACTGAAGAGG CAAAAAGGCACATTTGAAACAGGCCAAGAAGATAGTACTGAAGTGCCAGAGGAGTTAAAATTGAGATTGGCTTACCGAGAAGCTGCTGTTGCAGTACTTGCATGTTACTTTCCAGATCCATATCGCCCTTTTGTGGAG ACAGATATAAATTCCATACGTAGCCAGCCAAATATGCGCTATGTTGAAACTTCAGGCAGGGTGTTTGCAAAGAAAGAGGATTATGTAAATTCTATAGTGCGAGCATGTGCTC CTAGAGTAATCGAGGAGGAGATGTTTGGAGCTAACAACTTGTGTTGGATCTCTGCAAAGGCTACATTGGAAGCTTCCAGGCTTGCCGAGTTCTTGATTTTGCAGACTGGAATGACGGCATTTGGGAAATCGTTCTACCGGAATCATAATGATCTTGTGCCTAAT CTTGCAGCCAAACTTGAAGCTCTTCGAGATGAGTACTTGCGTTTCGCAGTGGAAGAATGTTTATCTGTATTGAGAGAATATTATTCAGCCGTTGAGACAATCACAG ATATCCTACTTGAGAAGGGAGAGATTAAAGCAGAGGAAATATGGGACACATACAATAGGGCTCCTAGAATACCTCAG CCTCCTGTATATCCAGTAGATGAGCATGGAGCTCTAATATATGCCGGAAGATGGGGTATTCACGGGATTTCACTTCCTGGGAGGGTCACATTTGCACCTGGGAATGTTGGGTTTGCAACTTTTGGTGCTCCACGCCCAATGGAG ACCCAAGTGATTAGCGATGAAACCTGGAAGCTAATTGATGGTATATGGGACAAAAATGTGGAGGAAATAAGAGCCGAGCCAGCAAAGGAAATTGAAGAAGAGAAGGAGAAACCACAACTATTGCTAGCCAGCCATTTCCTCTGA
- the LOC139881643 gene encoding chromatin assembly factor 1 subunit FAS2-like encodes MKGGTVQINWHDTKPVLTLDFHPISGLLATAGADYDIKIWLINPTEEQKKAPTASYQSSLAYHGSAVNAIRFSPSGEQLASGADGGELILWKLHVTDNGQSWKVHKSLSFHRKDVMDLEWSTDGAFLVSGSVDNSCIVWDINKGSVHQILDSHFHYVQGVAWDPLGKYIASLSADRTCRIYVNKPQSKSKGVEKMNYVCQHVISKTEQPTADNSKSVKSYLFHDETLPSFFRRLAWSPDGSFLLAPAGCYKVPSASEAINTSYVISRKDLSRPALQLPGASKPVVAVRFCPVAFNLRGQTQARRFFKLPHRLIFAVATLNSLYIYDTESTPPIAILAGLHYAAITDISWSFDAHYLALSSRDGYCTLLEFEKDELGMPICVSAEKKLMSDKSKSTVSQISEDMVIETTTQDNPPEDKRQTAVSGKGDEKKNPIQIPDADVVKTTTNHSPDEADRQKTESEGKPSPSTTTPVTNKQTKRRITPMAID; translated from the exons ATGAAAGGAGGAACTGTTCAGATCAATTGGCACGACACGAAGCCAgtcctaaccctagattttcaccCAATCTCCGGCCTCCTCGCTACTGCCGGCGCCGATTACGATATTAAG ATTTGGTTGATAAATCCAACCGAAGAGCAGAAGAAAGCTCCGACTGCTTCTTATCAAAGTAGTCTCGCTTATCATGGTTCTGCTGTAAATGCTATTCGTTTTTCGCCTTCGG GAGAACAACTTGCCTCTGGTGCTGATG GAGGCGAGCTGATTCTGTGGAAGTTACATGTTACTGATAATGGTCAATCATGGAAAGTTCACAAGTCATTATC ATTTCACCGCAAAGATGTAATGGACCTTGAGTGGTCAACTGATGGCGCATTTCTCGTCTCTGGATCAGTTGATAATTCATGCATCGTTTGGGACATTAACAAAG GTTCTGTACATCAGATCTTAGATAGTCACTTCCATTACGTTCAAGGTGTAGCTTGGGATCCATTGGGAAAGTATATTGCTTCCCTCAGTGCAGATAGAACCTGCCGAATTTATGTTAATAAGCCACAATCAAAATCAAAAGGGGTGGAGAAGATGAACTATGTTTGTCAGCACGTTATTTCTAAGACCGAACAGCCAACAGCAGACAATTCTAAG TCTGTTAAAAGTTATCTTTTTCATGACGAGACACTGCCATCTTTCTTCCGTCGATTAGCCTGGTCACCTGATGGATCATTTTTACTAGCGCCTGCTG GTTGTTACAAGGTTCCGTCTGCCTCTGAGGCAATAAATACTTCATACGTGATTTCCAGAAAGGACCTTTCTAG GCCTGCTTTACAGCTCCCCGGTGCAAGCAAACCTGTTGTGGCAGTTCGTTTCTGCCCGGTGGCTTTTAACCTTCGAGGGCAAACTCAGGCAC GACGGTTCTTTAAATTACCCCATCGCCTCATTTTCGCAGTTGCCACTTTGAATTCTTTGTATATTTACGATACTGAGAGTACTCCTCCCATAGCAATCTTGGCTGGTCTCCACTATGCAGCTATTACAGACATTTCATG GTCGTTTGATGCCCATTATTTGGCGTTATCTTCTCGTGATGGTTACTGTACTTTATTGGAATTCGAGAAAGATGAACTGGGAATGCCAATCTGTGTATCAG CAGAGAAAAAATTGATGAGTGACAAGAGCAAGAGCACTGTTTCTCAGATCTCAGAGGACATGGTGATTGAAACAACTACGCAGGATAATCCTCCTGAAGACAAAAGGCAAACAGCAGTTTCTGGAAAAGGTGACGAGAAAAAGAACCCAATTCAAATTCCCGATGCTGATGTGGTTAAAACTACAACAAATCATTCACCTGATGAAGCAGATCGCCAAAAAACAGAAAGTGAAGGGAAACCATCGCCAAGCACGACTACCCCTGTCACAAATAAGCAAACCAAAAGGCGGATTACACCGATGGCTATTGACTGA
- the LOC139881644 gene encoding protein trichome berefringence-like 7 yields MKTVSRTSSFNRRALTINIEGLTPKSLSFASPRLVRSSGISHWFRCLIIIGTLITFCVAIAGGYVYVLPSLSQAFLRFDISKINQKIETCDIFDGSWVIDDRYPLYNASECPFAEQGFNCLGNGRTDQDYLKWRWKPSKCEISRFDVDNILEELRNKRIVFVGDSMSRTQWESLICMLMTGVEDKKSVYEIHGNKITKRIRFLGVRFNSFNFTVEFFRSVFLVQYGWMPRHAPRRVRSTLILDKLDDISSKWAQSDVLIFNTGQWWVPGKLFETGCYFQVENSLKLGMTIPSAFRIALDTWASWVEQTIDRNRTQVFFRSFEPSHWSDQRHRYCNVSQFPMPDARGRGKSVFTDIIWEVVNNMTVPVTVLDITSMSAFRNDGHVGRWSDNLSVSDCSHWCLPGVPDIWNEILLSYFLRNHQHSLPKDLEVETA; encoded by the exons ATGAAGACTGTTAGTCGGACGTCATCATTTAATCGGAGGGCCTTGACAATAAATATTGAAGGTCTGACTCCGAAGTCGTTAAGCTTTGCAAGCCCTAGACTTGTTCGGTCAAGTGGGATTTCTCACTGGTTTCGTTGTCTTATCATAATAGGGACTTTGATTACTTTCTGTGTAGCCATTGCCGGTGGTTATGTGTATGTGCTTCCAAGTCTGAGCCAAGCATTTCTCAGGTTTGACATTTCCAAGATAAACCAGAAAATAGAGACTTGTGATATTTTCGATGGAAGTTGGGTTATAGATGATCGATATCCGTTGTACAATGCTTCTGAATGCCCTTTTGCAGAACAAGGATTTAATTGCCTGGGAAATGGAAGAACTGATCAAGATTATCTTAAATGGAGATGGAAACCTTCAAAATGCGAAATCTCAAGATTTGATGTGGACAACATATTGGAAGAGCTACGAAATAAGAGGATTGTCTTTGTTGGCGATTCCATGAGTAGAACGCAATGGGAGTCATTAATATGTATGCTAATGACTGGTGTAGAGGACAAGAAGAGTGTTTATGAAATCCATGGGAACAAGATTACGAAACGAATTAGATTCTTAGGTGTTCGGTTTAATTCCTTTAATTTTACAGTCGAGTTCTTTCGTTCAGTGTTTTTGGTACAATATGGATGGATGCCAAGACATGCACCTAGAAGGGTCAGATCAACACTTATTTTGGACAAATTGGATGACATCAGCAGCAAGTGGGCTCAGTCTGATGTTCTCATATTCAACACAGGACAGTGGTGGGTTCCAGGAAAGCTTTTCGAAAC GGGATGTTATTTCCAGGTTGAAAATTCGCTAAAGCTTGGAATGACTATCCCATCTGCCTTCAGAATAGCACTAGATACATGGGCTTCATGGGTTGAGCAAACAATTGACAGAAATCGAACACAAGTCTTCTTTCGTTCATTTGAGCCTTCTCATTGGAG TGATCAGAGGCATAGATATTGCAATGTGAGCCAGTTCCCGATGCCAGATGCTAGAGGCAGAGGTAAAAGCGTATTTACAGACATCATATGGGAGGTAGTAAATAACATGACGGTTCCAGTAACCGTCCTGGATATCACTTCCATGTCAGCTTTCCGGAACGATGGACACGTAGGCCGCTGGAGTGACAACCTATCTGTGTCTGATTGTAGCCACTGGTGTCTTCCTGGTGTACCTGATATATGGAATGAAATTTTGCTCTCATACTTTCTCAGAAATCATCAACATTCACTTCCTAAGGATTTGGAAGTTGAGACCGCGTAG
- the LOC139881645 gene encoding pentatricopeptide repeat-containing protein At3g49240, mitochondrial-like, with translation MALAFCRRPPPVALFTVLCCRFLSSAASRVRDPPLLNNYFRLLKEQTPFEPKIIHLIHEEDNIEKAALCARQAATKYCRLPISTINEVLEELLEQSKHAELLDLYLYRFFTQEAGIVPNVKTHDLIVHAYLNDGKLDTALEYYKKHIGKEQLFLEKQTFLSYRRLVKELVEIGKLDKAMELKEEMGSQGFPLDPIAHMHLMKGYALFNRDLGGAIKVYDELIEAENGASIPHYSVRRWSCYIGDHNPIPKSAIAYNSLLEGLSYYGQFKEALELFEKMKLEKNVNLASFNLIINSYCAERKFMDALQVFRGMGNYSITPDTRSYNNFDSKVVQKIYVG, from the exons ATGGCTCTCGCCTTCTGCCGTCGACCACCACCAGTAGCGCTCTTTACTGTTCTCTGCTGCCGGTTTCTGTCCTCTGCTGCCTCGAGAGTCAGGGACCCTCCACTACTCAACAACTACTTCCGTCTTCTGAAAGAACAAACCCCTTTTGAACCTAAA ATCATCCATCTCATCCACGAAGAAGACAACATCGAGAAAGCCGCCCTCTGCGCCCGCCAGGCCGCCACCAAATATTGCCGCCTCCCCATATCCACCATCAACGAAGTGTTAGAGGAGCTGCTCGAGCAGTCGAAACATGCCGAACTACTAGATCTTTATCTTTATCGTTTCTTCACCCAGGAGGCAGGTATTGTTCCGAATGTAAAAACTCATGATTTGATTGTCCATGCTTATCTTAATGACGGCAAACTCGACACTGCACTGGAGTACTACAAGAAGCACATAGGAAAAGAACAACTTTTTCTGGAAAAGCAAACTTTCCTTAGTTACAGGAGGTTAGTTAAAGAATTGGTGGAAATCGGGAAGCTTGACAAGGCCATGGAGTTAAAAGAGGAGATGGGCTCCCAGGGTTTCCCACTGGACCCGATTGCTCATATGCACTTGATGAAGGGTTATGCTCTATTTAATCGAGATCTAGGTGGAGCCATTAAGGTCTATGACGAGTTGATTGAAGCAGAGAATGGGGCGTCGATCCCGCACTACAGCGTACGTAGATGGTCGTGCTATATTGGAGACCACAATCCAATTCCAAAGAGTGCTATTGCTTATAATTCGCTTCTTGAAGGTTTGAGTTACTATGGCCAATTCAAAGAGGCTTTGGAGTTGTTTGAAAAGATGAAGCTCGAGAAAAATGTAAATCTGGCAAGTTTTAACCTGATAATTAATAGCTACTGTGCCGAAAGAAAATTTATGGATGCTCTGCAAGTTTTTAGAGGCATGGGGAATTATTCTATTACACCCGATACTCGCTCATACAATAATTTTGATTCAAAAGTTGTGCAAAAAATATATGTTGGCTGA